In Chryseobacterium turcicum, a single window of DNA contains:
- a CDS encoding TolC family protein, whose translation MNKIAGLLVIISSVISAQQQMSLLECENAFQQNNLQLLAEQYSINMADADILQAKIWELPQMSGYINAYNPQDKRILDAGRAKGFEVTQLIYMGGKKKNEIAFAKSNKELAQLQFSQLLVELRTQLHTNYYNLYYENLKLENTNKQLGYMNDLLKAYKVQSAKGNVSLKDEVRLQSIVIQLNNDKVGINKNLLEFEQNLKVLTGITEDIEPQISDEEAKQVLTAQPFGDNEELKRKALENNADYLFILKLIDNSKLYAQWQQSLNVPDLNVGAEYDQASGTFNNEINLKVGIPIPLWKSNKGNVEKANYAIKQNQKNAEYQKLNLETKVQSAFQIWKTQYDQLAEIKSTDLNNLDLVYDGILKNFRNGNVSLIEFTDFMESYRQTALQIYDMKNGLMESAIQLNQLVQTKIFY comes from the coding sequence ATGAACAAAATTGCAGGACTGCTCGTGATTATTTCTTCAGTCATTTCAGCGCAGCAGCAAATGTCGCTTTTGGAGTGCGAAAATGCCTTTCAGCAAAACAATCTTCAACTTCTTGCCGAGCAATACAGCATCAACATGGCAGATGCAGATATCTTGCAGGCGAAAATCTGGGAACTTCCACAGATGAGTGGTTATATCAACGCTTACAATCCCCAAGACAAAAGGATTTTAGATGCTGGAAGAGCCAAAGGCTTCGAAGTAACCCAGCTTATTTATATGGGCGGCAAAAAGAAAAATGAAATCGCTTTTGCAAAATCTAATAAAGAGCTTGCACAGTTGCAGTTTTCCCAACTTTTGGTAGAGTTACGAACTCAGCTTCACACCAATTACTACAATCTTTACTACGAAAATTTAAAGCTTGAAAATACCAACAAGCAATTGGGATATATGAATGACCTTCTGAAGGCGTATAAAGTACAGTCTGCAAAAGGAAATGTTTCGCTGAAAGATGAAGTGAGACTTCAAAGTATCGTTATTCAACTCAACAATGATAAAGTAGGCATCAATAAAAATCTTTTGGAATTTGAGCAAAATCTTAAAGTGCTTACCGGAATTACAGAAGATATCGAGCCTCAGATTTCTGACGAGGAGGCTAAACAGGTTTTGACGGCACAACCTTTCGGGGATAATGAAGAACTGAAAAGAAAAGCGCTCGAAAACAACGCTGATTATTTATTCATTTTAAAACTGATTGATAATTCCAAATTGTATGCGCAGTGGCAACAATCTTTAAATGTTCCTGATTTGAATGTCGGTGCAGAATACGACCAAGCTTCCGGAACTTTTAATAATGAAATTAACTTAAAAGTAGGAATTCCGATTCCATTATGGAAGAGTAATAAAGGAAATGTAGAGAAAGCCAATTATGCAATTAAGCAGAATCAGAAAAACGCAGAATATCAAAAACTCAATTTAGAAACCAAAGTGCAGTCGGCTTTTCAAATCTGGAAAACCCAATATGACCAGTTGGCTGAAATAAAATCTACCGACTTAAACAATCTTGATTTGGTGTATGACGGTATCCTTAAAAATTTCAGAAATGGAAATGTCAGTCTGATTGAATTTACCGATTTTATGGAAAGCTATCGCCAAACTGCATTGCAGATTTATGATATGAAAAATGGTTTAATGGAATCTGCCATTCAGCTTAATCAATTAGTACAAACCAAAATCTTCTATTAA
- a CDS encoding efflux RND transporter periplasmic adaptor subunit — MKKIIIPLFSALLLWSCSKPEAPKTPEPKGFELSNTMLESISTAKVENRNIEDSYSFYGKISADRNSYIDVFPLVGGNVMSVNVELGDYVRKGQVLATIRSTELAEVQKDVSDARTDLLVAQNNLRVAKEMYEGKLNTERDVLEAKSQVQKAQDQMQRASAVSTVYNVKNGNIYSVLAPISGYIVHKDINKDMQLRSDRSENIFDVANTTNVWAIMNINEADIDKISLGMPAQVSTLSYPDKVFNGKIDKIFKIIDPETNAMQARVVLDNSNGLLIPDSKATIKVSKSENKMALSIPSKAMIFDDDRSYVVVFKSRTDVKIKEIQVLKQLGEVAYISEGLKEGENVITNNQLLIYRSLKN; from the coding sequence ATGAAAAAAATAATTATACCCTTGTTTTCGGCTTTGCTTTTATGGTCGTGTTCAAAACCTGAAGCTCCAAAAACTCCCGAACCAAAAGGTTTTGAGTTGAGCAACACCATGCTTGAATCAATTTCAACGGCGAAAGTTGAGAATAGAAATATAGAAGATTCTTACAGTTTTTACGGCAAAATTTCTGCTGACAGAAATTCCTACATCGATGTTTTTCCGTTAGTCGGAGGAAATGTAATGAGTGTAAATGTAGAACTGGGAGATTATGTGAGAAAAGGTCAGGTTTTAGCAACGATTAGAAGTACCGAATTGGCAGAAGTACAAAAAGATGTAAGTGATGCAAGAACAGATTTGCTGGTTGCCCAAAATAATCTACGTGTTGCCAAAGAAATGTATGAAGGAAAACTGAATACCGAAAGAGACGTTTTAGAGGCTAAAAGTCAGGTTCAGAAAGCACAAGACCAAATGCAGAGAGCTTCTGCAGTGAGTACAGTTTATAATGTTAAAAATGGGAATATTTATAGTGTTTTGGCGCCAATTAGCGGGTATATAGTGCATAAAGATATTAATAAAGATATGCAGCTGAGAAGCGATCGAAGTGAAAATATTTTTGATGTTGCCAATACCACCAATGTTTGGGCAATTATGAATATTAATGAAGCGGATATTGATAAAATAAGTCTTGGAATGCCGGCTCAGGTTTCTACATTGTCTTATCCGGATAAAGTTTTTAACGGAAAAATTGATAAAATATTTAAAATTATCGACCCCGAAACCAATGCAATGCAAGCAAGAGTAGTGCTTGACAACTCCAATGGATTATTGATTCCTGATAGCAAGGCGACGATAAAAGTTTCGAAATCTGAAAACAAAATGGCTCTGTCTATTCCTTCAAAAGCGATGATTTTTGATGATGACAGAAGCTATGTAGTCGTTTTTAAATCGAGAACGGATGTGAAGATTAAAGAAATTCAGGTTTTAAAACAACTTGGAGAGGTAGCCTATATTTCTGAAGGTCTTAAAGAAGGTGAAAATGTAATTACCAATAATCAGTTATTAATTTATCGCTCTCTAAAAAATTAA
- a CDS encoding efflux RND transporter permease subunit: MNKFIKNIISFSLKNKAFTFIWVAILAVAGFVSFKNMPIEAFPDVTNTQIVIITQWDGRSAEEVERFVTTPIELAMSPVQKKTSVRSTTMFGLSIVKILFDDGVDDMFARNMVNNQLRNISLPEGIDPEVQPPYGPTGEIFRYTLESKKKDSRELLTLQNWVIDRALRGVPGVADINVFGGQDKVFELSIDPRALDKYNLTPLQVYEAVTKSNLNVGGDVIEKNGQAYVVRGIGLVQSIEDIGNITIHNDNGNPILVKYVAEVHESSRPRVGQAGLNNQDDTVEGIVVMRKGENPREVLVGVKAKIKELNEKILPKDVKMVTFYDRDNLMDFTTETVMHNLLEGIILVTVIVLIFMADWRTTLIVSIIIPLSLLFAFLCLKIAGMSANLLSLGAVDFGIIIDGAVVMVEGIFVMLDHKAKKYGNERFNKLAKAGWIKQTGTGLGKAIFFSKLIIITSLIPIFSFQKVEGKMFSPLAFTLGFALLGALIFTLTLVPVLTHLLLNKNVREKNNPFVNFWDRIVLKGFSFTFKNKRLSLIISISFVAVTLFSGKFLGTEFLPQLNEGSLWITAEMPMSSSLKESLKTADILKKDIMSVPEVTDVLAQTGRSNDGTDPNGFGFVQFAVNLKPKAEWKRKINYEQLTEEIDKKLRNYQGITFNYSQPISDNVAEAVAGFKAENGIKIYGDNLQTLDELADKVLKSIKDVDGVRDAGIIKNIGQPEVNVVWDRNKMAAYGVMPEDAQTVLEMAFGGKTASEMYDGERKFPIRLRYSHEFRKDENDIASLMIPTQDGTMIPLKEIGNIEKNNGAAFIYRDDIKRYIGIKFSIRDRDLGGTIADAQKEVAKINLPEGYKVGWTGQFENQQRATARLTEVVPISILGIFFLLFILFGNMKDSLLVLANVPFALIGGIIALHVTKMNFGISAGVGMIALLGICIQNGVILITEFHQNIKDGLKLDEAVFNGVKSRTRPVIMTALMASIGLLPAALSTGIGSESQKPLAIVIIGGLITATILTLLIFPIIFWIFNRTKRTEEII, from the coding sequence ATGAATAAATTCATAAAAAATATAATCTCATTTTCACTTAAAAATAAAGCATTTACCTTTATTTGGGTAGCGATTTTGGCTGTTGCAGGATTTGTAAGTTTCAAAAACATGCCCATTGAGGCTTTTCCTGATGTTACCAATACCCAAATCGTAATTATTACCCAATGGGATGGTAGAAGTGCCGAAGAAGTGGAACGTTTTGTAACGACCCCTATTGAATTGGCAATGAGCCCGGTTCAGAAAAAAACAAGTGTGAGAAGCACCACCATGTTTGGGCTGTCTATTGTTAAAATTCTTTTCGATGACGGTGTAGATGATATGTTTGCTCGAAATATGGTCAACAATCAGCTTAGAAATATAAGCCTTCCCGAAGGAATTGACCCTGAAGTACAACCTCCTTACGGACCGACAGGTGAAATTTTCAGATATACTCTTGAAAGCAAGAAAAAAGATTCTCGTGAGCTGTTGACCTTACAAAATTGGGTTATTGACAGAGCACTGCGTGGTGTTCCAGGCGTTGCAGACATCAATGTTTTTGGTGGACAGGATAAAGTTTTTGAACTGAGTATCGACCCGAGAGCATTAGATAAATACAATTTAACACCACTTCAGGTTTATGAAGCGGTGACAAAGAGTAATCTGAATGTAGGAGGTGATGTTATTGAAAAAAACGGACAAGCCTATGTGGTACGAGGAATTGGTTTGGTACAGTCGATAGAAGATATCGGCAATATTACGATTCATAATGACAATGGAAATCCTATTTTGGTAAAATATGTTGCTGAAGTTCACGAAAGCTCACGACCGAGAGTAGGACAGGCAGGATTAAACAATCAGGATGATACCGTAGAAGGAATTGTCGTGATGAGGAAAGGTGAAAACCCACGTGAAGTTTTAGTAGGGGTGAAAGCTAAAATTAAAGAGCTTAACGAAAAAATACTTCCCAAAGATGTAAAAATGGTCACTTTCTACGACCGTGATAATCTGATGGATTTTACCACAGAAACCGTGATGCATAATTTATTGGAAGGAATCATCCTCGTTACGGTGATTGTCTTAATTTTTATGGCAGATTGGCGAACGACCTTGATTGTGTCTATCATCATTCCTTTGTCATTGCTTTTTGCGTTTTTATGTTTAAAAATAGCGGGAATGAGTGCCAATTTATTATCATTGGGAGCGGTAGATTTCGGGATTATCATTGATGGAGCCGTCGTCATGGTCGAAGGGATTTTTGTAATGCTCGACCATAAAGCCAAAAAATATGGTAATGAAAGATTCAATAAATTGGCAAAAGCCGGCTGGATAAAACAAACAGGAACGGGCTTAGGAAAAGCTATTTTCTTTTCAAAATTAATTATCATCACTTCATTAATCCCGATTTTCTCATTCCAGAAAGTGGAAGGTAAAATGTTTTCACCTTTAGCATTTACCCTTGGCTTTGCATTGTTGGGTGCTTTAATTTTTACATTGACTTTAGTTCCGGTGTTAACGCATTTGCTTTTAAATAAAAATGTAAGAGAGAAAAACAATCCATTTGTGAATTTCTGGGACAGAATTGTATTAAAAGGTTTCAGTTTTACATTTAAAAATAAGAGATTAAGTTTAATTATTTCTATTTCATTTGTAGCTGTAACTTTATTTTCAGGGAAATTTTTAGGAACTGAATTTTTACCTCAATTAAATGAAGGCTCACTTTGGATAACCGCAGAAATGCCGATGAGCTCATCTTTAAAAGAATCTTTGAAAACTGCCGATATTTTAAAGAAAGATATTATGAGTGTTCCTGAAGTGACTGATGTTTTGGCTCAAACAGGGCGAAGTAACGATGGAACCGATCCCAACGGATTTGGATTTGTACAGTTTGCAGTTAATCTAAAACCAAAAGCCGAATGGAAACGCAAGATTAATTACGAACAACTAACAGAAGAAATAGACAAAAAACTCAGGAATTATCAGGGAATAACATTTAATTATTCTCAACCGATTTCGGATAACGTAGCTGAAGCAGTTGCTGGTTTTAAAGCTGAGAATGGAATTAAAATTTATGGTGACAATCTTCAGACCTTAGATGAATTGGCAGATAAAGTTTTAAAATCAATAAAAGATGTGGATGGAGTAAGAGATGCCGGAATTATTAAAAATATCGGTCAGCCGGAAGTAAATGTCGTTTGGGACAGAAATAAAATGGCAGCTTATGGTGTAATGCCTGAAGATGCGCAAACTGTTTTGGAGATGGCTTTCGGTGGAAAAACAGCTTCAGAAATGTATGATGGAGAAAGAAAATTTCCGATTCGTTTAAGATATTCTCACGAATTCAGAAAAGATGAAAATGACATTGCCTCTCTGATGATTCCTACGCAAGACGGAACGATGATTCCACTGAAAGAAATAGGAAATATTGAGAAAAATAATGGTGCTGCATTTATTTATCGTGATGATATCAAACGTTATATTGGAATTAAATTTTCAATTCGTGACCGAGATTTAGGAGGAACGATTGCTGATGCCCAAAAAGAAGTGGCAAAAATAAATCTTCCTGAAGGCTATAAAGTAGGCTGGACCGGTCAGTTTGAAAACCAACAGCGAGCAACGGCACGTTTAACAGAAGTAGTACCGATTAGTATTTTGGGGATATTTTTCCTTTTGTTTATTCTGTTTGGAAATATGAAAGACTCTCTTTTGGTTTTGGCGAATGTACCTTTTGCTCTAATTGGAGGAATTATCGCATTGCATGTCACCAAGATGAATTTCGGAATTTCTGCCGGAGTGGGAATGATTGCTTTACTGGGAATCTGCATCCAAAACGGAGTTATTTTAATTACAGAGTTCCATCAAAATATCAAAGATGGCCTCAAATTGGACGAAGCTGTTTTTAATGGAGTAAAATCTAGAACAAGACCGGTAATTATGACGGCTTTAATGGCATCGATTGGGCTATTACCTGCAGCTTTATCAACAGGAATTGGTTCTGAATCTCAAAAACCTTTAGCCATTGTCATTATCGGAGGATTAATTACAGCTACAATTCTTACTTTATTAATTTTCCCAATTATTTTCTGGATTTTTAATAGAACGAAGAGAACAGAAGAAATTATTTAA
- a CDS encoding DUF4394 domain-containing protein, with protein MKKLLNFCMATFALVSILSCDNEDVNITPEVPIPAPNLMVFALTENNQLVSFNTNNSSSFTNIKPITGLSTGEKLLSLDFRPVTGELYAVSNASKFYIINTSTASTRALSTTAFSPLISGTVASIDFNPTVDRIRLVTNTGQNLRLHPETGAIAAVDTNIATTSSIMGIAYTNSVSGATSTTLYDLDATSGKLFKQDPPNNGTLAEVGSLGITFTGQAAFDINPDNTLAVMAATTGTQNSLYTINLTNGKATNLGNLSQKIIDLAIPTNPVAYAVDNTNSLQIFNPNNPQPVTKAITGLQSGENILGIDFRPLNGQLYALGSSSRIYTINLGNGAATPVGSQFPTLLAGTEFGFDFNPTVDKIRVVSNTGQNLRLDPITGGITATDGVINPGTPTLGAAAYTNNFAGATTTSLFVIDYTTDKLYLQNPPNNGTLMELGSLGINIDGANGFDIGSTSQKAYLVATTAGTTKIYTVNTTNGSTTPLANYPNSVRGFTIGLGF; from the coding sequence ATGAAAAAACTATTAAACTTCTGCATGGCTACATTTGCCCTTGTCTCGATATTATCATGTGATAATGAAGATGTTAACATAACACCCGAAGTACCAATCCCAGCTCCCAATCTCATGGTATTTGCTTTAACAGAAAATAATCAACTCGTATCTTTTAATACTAATAATTCTTCTTCATTCACTAATATAAAGCCAATAACAGGATTATCGACGGGAGAAAAACTACTAAGTTTAGATTTTAGACCGGTAACCGGAGAATTATATGCTGTATCTAACGCAAGCAAATTTTATATCATTAATACTTCTACTGCTTCTACCAGAGCGCTAAGCACAACCGCTTTTTCACCTTTAATTTCCGGAACCGTTGCATCTATTGATTTTAATCCCACTGTAGACAGAATCAGATTAGTGACCAATACAGGGCAAAATCTTCGTTTACATCCTGAAACAGGTGCTATTGCAGCCGTTGACACCAATATTGCCACCACTTCTTCTATTATGGGAATTGCGTACACCAACAGTGTTTCGGGAGCAACATCTACCACTTTATACGATCTTGATGCTACTTCAGGAAAATTATTTAAACAAGACCCGCCTAATAATGGTACTTTGGCAGAAGTAGGAAGTTTGGGGATAACTTTTACAGGACAAGCAGCATTTGACATCAATCCTGATAATACTTTAGCAGTAATGGCAGCTACAACGGGTACCCAAAACAGTTTATACACTATAAATTTAACCAACGGAAAAGCAACAAACCTTGGAAATCTTTCACAAAAAATTATAGATTTAGCCATTCCTACCAATCCTGTTGCTTATGCAGTGGACAACACCAATTCATTACAAATATTTAACCCTAATAATCCACAACCTGTAACAAAAGCAATCACAGGGCTTCAATCTGGAGAAAATATTTTAGGAATAGACTTCAGACCTTTAAATGGGCAGCTTTACGCATTAGGAAGTTCAAGTAGAATTTATACCATTAATTTAGGAAACGGTGCCGCAACTCCAGTGGGGTCGCAATTCCCTACGCTATTGGCAGGTACAGAATTTGGTTTTGATTTTAATCCTACTGTGGATAAAATAAGAGTAGTAAGCAATACCGGACAAAATTTAAGACTAGACCCTATAACCGGAGGAATCACAGCAACAGACGGCGTAATTAATCCAGGGACACCTACTTTAGGCGCAGCGGCATATACCAACAATTTTGCGGGTGCCACTACAACTTCACTTTTTGTGATTGATTATACTACCGACAAATTATATTTACAAAATCCGCCTAACAATGGAACTTTGATGGAGCTGGGATCTTTAGGTATCAATATCGATGGTGCAAATGGTTTCGATATAGGAAGTACAAGCCAAAAGGCTTATTTGGTGGCTACTACAGCTGGAACTACAAAAATATACACTGTAAATACAACCAACGGTTCTACCACGCCACTTGCCAATTATCCTAATTCGGTAAGAGGATTTACAATAGGACTTGGTTTCTAG
- the tuf gene encoding elongation factor Tu has protein sequence MAKETFNRNKPHLNIGTIGHVDHGKTTLTAAISAVLASKGLAEKKDFSAIDSAPEEKERGITINTAHIEYETEKRHYAHVDCPGHADYVKNMVTGAAQMDGAIVVCAATDGPMPQTREHILLCRQVNVPRIVVFMNKVDMVDDAELLELVEMELRDLLSTYEFDGDNSPVIQGSALGALTAATAEGGAKTDDQWFKSVEQLMDAVDEWIEQPPRDTDKPFLMPIEDVFSITGRGTVATGRIEAGIINTGDPVDIIGMGEEKLTSTITGVEMFRKILDRGEAGDNVGLLLRGIEKTDIKRGMVIAKKDSVKPHKKFKASVYILSKEEGGRHTPFHNKYRPQFYVRTTDVTGEIFLPEGVEMVMPGDNLEITVELLQPIALNVGLRFAIREGGRTVGSGQVTEILD, from the coding sequence ATGGCAAAGGAAACGTTTAATCGTAACAAACCACACTTGAACATTGGTACTATTGGTCACGTTGACCATGGTAAAACTACACTTACTGCAGCTATTTCTGCTGTATTAGCGAGCAAAGGTCTTGCTGAGAAGAAAGATTTCTCTGCTATTGACTCTGCTCCTGAAGAGAAAGAAAGAGGTATTACTATTAATACTGCTCACATTGAATACGAAACTGAAAAAAGACATTACGCTCACGTTGACTGTCCAGGTCACGCGGATTACGTAAAGAACATGGTAACGGGTGCTGCTCAGATGGATGGTGCTATCGTTGTATGTGCTGCTACAGATGGACCAATGCCTCAAACTAGAGAGCATATCCTTCTTTGTCGTCAGGTAAACGTACCTAGAATCGTTGTTTTCATGAACAAAGTTGACATGGTAGACGATGCTGAATTGTTAGAGCTTGTTGAAATGGAATTAAGAGACTTATTGTCTACTTACGAATTCGACGGAGATAACTCTCCAGTAATTCAAGGTTCTGCATTAGGTGCTCTTACAGCTGCTACTGCTGAAGGAGGTGCTAAGACAGATGACCAATGGTTCAAATCTGTTGAGCAATTGATGGATGCTGTTGACGAATGGATCGAGCAACCACCAAGAGATACTGATAAGCCATTCTTGATGCCAATCGAAGACGTATTCTCTATTACAGGTAGAGGTACTGTTGCAACTGGTAGAATCGAAGCTGGTATTATCAACACAGGAGATCCTGTAGATATCATCGGTATGGGTGAAGAAAAATTAACTTCTACTATTACAGGAGTTGAGATGTTCAGAAAAATCCTTGATAGAGGTGAAGCTGGAGATAACGTAGGTTTATTGTTGAGAGGTATTGAAAAAACTGACATCAAGAGAGGTATGGTTATCGCTAAGAAAGACTCTGTGAAGCCTCACAAGAAATTCAAAGCTTCTGTTTATATCCTTTCTAAAGAAGAAGGTGGACGTCACACTCCATTCCACAACAAATACCGTCCTCAGTTCTATGTAAGAACTACAGACGTTACGGGTGAAATCTTCTTACCAGAAGGTGTAGAAATGGTAATGCCTGGTGATAACTTAGAGATCACTGTAGAATTGTTACAGCCAATCGCTCTTAACGTAGGTCTTAGATTTGCGATCAGAGAAGGAGGTAGAACAGTTGGTTCAGGTCAGGTTACTGAAATCTTAGACTAA
- the secE gene encoding preprotein translocase subunit SecE, with amino-acid sequence MSSFIDFLKGSYNEFRHKVEWPKWSDLQSSTIVVTVATVILALFTFGVDELFSKSISNILGILINSFN; translated from the coding sequence ATGAGTTCATTTATCGATTTTTTAAAAGGTTCTTATAACGAATTCAGACATAAAGTTGAATGGCCAAAATGGTCAGACTTACAGTCTTCTACAATCGTAGTTACTGTTGCTACTGTCATTTTAGCATTATTTACTTTTGGTGTTGATGAATTGTTTTCAAAATCAATCAGCAATATCTTAGGGATACTAATTAACAGCTTCAACTAA
- the nusG gene encoding transcription termination/antitermination protein NusG produces the protein MSELKWYVLKAISGQENKVKNYIETEIKRLGFEQYVTQVVIPMEKVIQLRNGKKVPKERPYYPGYLMVEAELMGEIPHVIKNIPGVISFLSLTKGGDPVPMRKSEVNRMLGRMDELSEFASDAEIPFIVGENVKVVDGPFNGFNGTVEKILEDKKKVEVSVLIFGRKTPMELSYMQVEKV, from the coding sequence ATGAGCGAATTGAAATGGTATGTGCTGAAAGCAATCAGCGGACAGGAAAATAAAGTGAAAAACTATATTGAGACAGAAATCAAACGTTTAGGGTTTGAACAGTATGTTACTCAAGTGGTAATTCCTATGGAAAAGGTAATTCAGCTTAGAAACGGAAAAAAAGTTCCTAAAGAAAGACCTTACTATCCAGGTTACCTAATGGTGGAAGCAGAGCTGATGGGAGAGATTCCTCACGTTATAAAGAATATTCCAGGTGTAATTTCTTTCTTAAGTTTAACCAAAGGAGGAGATCCTGTACCAATGAGAAAATCCGAGGTTAACAGAATGTTAGGTAGAATGGATGAGCTTTCAGAATTTGCTTCTGATGCAGAAATTCCATTCATTGTTGGAGAGAATGTAAAAGTAGTAGATGGTCCTTTCAACGGATTCAACGGTACAGTAGAAAAAATTCTTGAAGATAAGAAGAAAGTAGAAGTATCAGTTTTGATTTTCGGAAGAAAAACTCCAATGGAGCTGAGCTATATGCAAGTAGAAAAAGTATAA
- a CDS encoding ISAon1 family transposase, producing MSCKTIGELYGVEGRKFQRQYKHSLSDFKNWEQKPHAEDWILHPQNISEQLSLDEVALSDGELYTVLTSKKGKGRKGSIVAIIRGIQSETVIEHLCKINRKLRIKVTEITLDMAGSMKLIAKKCFPNATPVIDRFHVQKLATEALQEIRIKHRWQAIEQENNLLTEAKQKKRKPIIKVFENDDTRKQLLARSRYLLYKTREKWTLSQKQRAKILFKEYPDLEKAYNLSDGLRKIYNQNIQKSVAMLKLVHWFREVEESGFKSFNTLTKTIMHNYNGILNYFNQRSTNASAESFNAKIKNFRLQLRGVRDKAFFLFRLSKLFA from the coding sequence TTGTCCTGCAAAACCATTGGAGAGCTTTACGGTGTGGAGGGCAGAAAATTTCAAAGACAGTACAAACATTCCCTCAGCGATTTTAAAAATTGGGAGCAAAAACCGCACGCCGAAGACTGGATTTTGCATCCTCAAAATATTTCAGAGCAGCTCTCTCTGGATGAAGTTGCCCTTTCTGATGGCGAACTCTATACCGTTCTCACCTCAAAAAAGGGAAAGGGTAGAAAAGGCTCAATTGTAGCCATTATCAGAGGAATACAGAGTGAAACAGTAATTGAACATCTTTGTAAAATCAACAGAAAATTAAGAATAAAAGTAACGGAAATTACTTTAGATATGGCTGGGTCTATGAAACTTATTGCCAAAAAATGTTTTCCTAATGCAACACCGGTTATCGATCGCTTCCATGTTCAGAAACTCGCCACAGAAGCCCTTCAGGAAATAAGGATTAAGCATCGCTGGCAGGCCATTGAGCAAGAAAATAACTTGCTCACGGAAGCGAAACAAAAGAAGCGAAAACCTATAATTAAAGTTTTTGAAAACGATGACACCCGAAAGCAACTTTTAGCAAGAAGCAGATACCTGCTTTATAAAACTAGAGAAAAGTGGACTTTATCACAAAAACAAAGAGCAAAAATCCTATTTAAGGAGTATCCCGATTTAGAAAAGGCGTACAATTTATCAGATGGGCTCAGGAAAATTTATAATCAGAACATTCAAAAATCTGTCGCTATGTTAAAGTTAGTCCATTGGTTTAGAGAAGTGGAAGAATCTGGATTTAAATCCTTTAATACCTTAACAAAAACTATTATGCATAACTACAACGGCATTCTCAATTATTTTAACCAGCGAAGCACAAATGCTTCAGCAGAATCTTTCAATGCCAAAATAAAAAACTTCAGGTTACAACTTCGAGGTGTACGAGATAAAGCATTTTTCCTATTCAGATTATCAAAACTTTTTGCCTAG
- a CDS encoding ISAon1 family transposase N-terminal region protein: MINDAGLLKLLLPEYLIEHFDIINFEEENKILHLYFEEKSTIPKEFSSLTLYSKGFLEEITVDDFPLRGKTVKLHIKRRRWTDTKTGNILQRDWTLIAQGTRMTQDFAEFLKKICRC; this comes from the coding sequence ATGATTAACGATGCCGGGCTACTCAAATTATTATTACCAGAATATTTAATCGAGCACTTCGATATTATAAATTTTGAAGAAGAAAACAAAATTTTACATCTTTATTTCGAAGAGAAAAGTACGATTCCAAAAGAGTTTTCTTCTTTAACATTGTATTCCAAAGGTTTTTTAGAAGAAATTACGGTGGATGATTTTCCGCTTCGTGGCAAAACCGTAAAACTCCACATCAAACGAAGAAGGTGGACAGACACGAAAACGGGGAATATTCTCCAAAGAGATTGGACTCTTATTGCCCAAGGAACACGCATGACACAAGATTTTGCAGAGTTCTTAAAAAAAATCTGCCGATGCTAA
- the rplK gene encoding 50S ribosomal protein L11, whose product MAKKVFKMVKLQVKGGAANPSPPVGPALGSAGVNIMEFCKQFNGRTQDKPGQVLPVVITVYEDKSFEFVIKTPPAAIQLMDAAKIKSGSGEPNRNKVGAVSWTQVQKIAEDKMTDLNCFTMDSAVSMVAGTARSMGLRVTGTKPTFNA is encoded by the coding sequence ATGGCTAAAAAAGTCTTTAAAATGGTTAAGCTCCAAGTAAAAGGAGGAGCAGCAAACCCATCTCCACCAGTAGGTCCAGCTTTGGGTTCTGCAGGGGTGAACATCATGGAGTTTTGTAAGCAATTTAACGGAAGAACTCAAGATAAGCCAGGACAAGTTTTACCTGTAGTAATTACAGTGTACGAAGACAAATCTTTTGAATTCGTAATTAAAACTCCTCCTGCAGCAATCCAGTTAATGGATGCAGCTAAAATCAAGAGTGGTTCTGGAGAACCAAACAGAAACAAAGTAGGTGCTGTATCTTGGACTCAGGTTCAAAAGATCGCTGAAGACAAGATGACTGACCTTAACTGCTTTACAATGGATTCTGCAGTTTCTATGGTTGCAGGTACTGCTAGATCTATGGGATTAAGAGTAACAGGAACTAAACCAACTTTTAACGCTTAA